One stretch of Meiothermus sp. QL-1 DNA includes these proteins:
- a CDS encoding cytochrome c oxidase subunit 2A — protein sequence MEEKEQRPLGAVVVVAVVTIFILAFWLFHFFMHLARG from the coding sequence ATGGAAGAAAAAGAGCAAAGACCCTTGGGGGCGGTTGTGGTGGTTGCGGTGGTGACCATCTTCATCCTGGCCTTCTGGCTCTTCCACTTCTTCATGCATCTTGCAAGGGGGTAA
- a CDS encoding cytochrome c oxidase subunit II produces the protein MEHQEHVIERYERAWIFFGLAMITAFIILVGYLMLTMGNTNPVSVGRIDPTKVRTEGDFANPRVEQVGNEYVAYIQAFSFGYLPTEMRFKAGRRVTFYITSPDVQHGFQVENTNINVQVIPGEIAKVSYTFTRPGTYRIICNEYCGIGHASMLSQLIVEP, from the coding sequence ATGGAGCACCAAGAACACGTCATCGAGCGATACGAGCGGGCCTGGATTTTCTTCGGTCTGGCGATGATCACGGCGTTCATCATCCTGGTGGGCTATTTGATGTTGACCATGGGCAACACCAACCCGGTTAGCGTGGGCCGCATCGACCCTACCAAGGTGCGCACCGAAGGCGACTTCGCCAACCCGCGAGTAGAGCAGGTGGGCAACGAGTACGTGGCCTACATACAGGCCTTTTCGTTTGGCTACCTTCCCACCGAGATGCGCTTCAAGGCTGGGCGCAGGGTCACCTTCTACATTACCTCGCCCGACGTCCAGCACGGCTTCCAGGTAGAAAACACCAATATCAACGTGCAGGTGATTCCGGGCGAAATCGCTAAGGTAAGCTACACCTTCACCCGACCCGGCACCTACCGCATCATCTGCAACGAGTACTGCGGCATCGGCCACGCTAGCATGTTGAGCCAGCTCATCGTAGAACCCTAA